A genomic window from Vagococcus sp. CY52-2 includes:
- a CDS encoding NAD(P)/FAD-dependent oxidoreductase gives MTKTEIVVVGAGYSGIAATKMLSKKLKKNPDAHITLIDRHSYQTMMTELHEVAGGRVEPEAIQYDLQRLFCKRKNVSIVTDTVTTIDKEKKVVKTQQGSYSFDYLVLGMGGEPNDFGTPGVKEHGFTLWSMDDAIKIREHIERTVALAAVEPDEAKRNAMLNFVVCGSGFTGIEMVGELIDWKDRLAKNNKIKPEDINLMVVEAAPTILNMLDRNDAAKAEKYLTKKGVSILKDMPIVEVNHDHIVLKSGEKIPTHTLIWTAGVKANSDAEKFDMPAARANRLLSNEYMQAKGFEDKGIYVVGDLVYFEESDKENRPTPQIVQAAEQTGLCAAKNILATINGTEKQAYKGKYDGFMVSIGSKYAVACVFDKFHLSGFFAMLMKHIINLRYFFDIRSGYYMFQYIMHEFFRIKDERNVFRGHTSRNSNVLWSVPLRVFYGCVWLVEAMKKVIGNGKVLQPSTWFGDGSWFTNTVAFPFEWLQPADATSGASQAADAAATTATADPTFGLSYAFGEEPMLVFKSMPDWFGSIMKFMMPNTEVALFMQKFMTLFEVALALAIIVGLFTWLANATTIVLVIMFCLSGMFYWVNIWFLFVAFALMNGSGRAFGLDKWVIPWIQRKLGNWWYGDVKSRYGEKS, from the coding sequence ATGACAAAAACTGAAATAGTAGTTGTCGGAGCAGGTTATTCTGGGATAGCTGCCACAAAGATGTTATCAAAAAAATTGAAAAAAAATCCAGATGCTCATATCACATTGATTGATCGTCATTCCTATCAAACAATGATGACAGAATTACATGAGGTTGCCGGAGGACGTGTTGAACCTGAAGCAATCCAATATGATCTACAACGCTTATTTTGTAAACGTAAAAATGTAAGTATTGTAACAGATACTGTCACAACGATTGATAAAGAGAAAAAAGTGGTGAAAACACAACAAGGTTCTTATTCTTTTGACTACCTAGTATTAGGTATGGGGGGAGAACCTAATGACTTTGGTACACCTGGTGTGAAAGAACACGGGTTTACATTATGGTCAATGGATGATGCCATTAAAATCAGAGAACACATCGAGCGTACCGTTGCTTTAGCGGCAGTTGAACCTGATGAAGCCAAACGTAACGCCATGTTGAATTTTGTTGTTTGTGGTTCTGGATTTACCGGTATCGAGATGGTCGGTGAATTAATCGACTGGAAAGATAGATTAGCTAAAAACAACAAAATTAAACCAGAAGACATTAACTTAATGGTTGTCGAAGCAGCACCAACGATTTTAAACATGCTAGATCGTAATGATGCGGCTAAAGCTGAAAAATATCTAACAAAAAAAGGCGTTAGCATCTTAAAAGATATGCCAATCGTTGAAGTAAACCACGATCACATCGTGTTAAAATCTGGTGAAAAAATTCCAACACACACATTAATTTGGACTGCTGGTGTCAAGGCAAACAGTGACGCTGAAAAATTTGATATGCCTGCTGCTCGTGCTAATCGTTTGCTTTCAAACGAATACATGCAAGCAAAAGGATTTGAAGATAAAGGAATTTATGTGGTTGGAGATTTAGTTTACTTTGAAGAATCTGACAAAGAAAACCGTCCAACACCACAAATCGTTCAAGCTGCTGAACAAACAGGTCTGTGTGCAGCAAAAAATATTTTAGCTACTATCAACGGCACTGAAAAACAAGCTTATAAAGGAAAATATGATGGCTTCATGGTATCCATTGGTTCTAAGTATGCTGTTGCATGTGTCTTTGATAAATTCCATTTAAGTGGATTCTTTGCAATGTTGATGAAACATATTATTAACTTAAGATACTTCTTTGATATTCGCTCAGGCTATTATATGTTCCAATATATTATGCATGAATTTTTCCGAATTAAAGATGAACGAAATGTTTTCAGAGGGCATACGTCACGTAATAGTAATGTGTTATGGTCTGTTCCATTACGCGTATTCTACGGATGTGTTTGGTTAGTTGAAGCCATGAAAAAAGTCATTGGTAATGGTAAAGTATTACAACCAAGTACGTGGTTTGGTGATGGCTCATGGTTCACCAACACTGTTGCGTTTCCGTTTGAATGGTTACAACCGGCTGATGCAACATCAGGTGCTTCTCAAGCCGCTGATGCTGCTGCAACTACTGCTACTGCTGATCCAACGTTTGGATTAAGTTATGCCTTTGGTGAAGAACCAATGCTTGTCTTTAAATCAATGCCTGACTGGTTTGGCTCTATTATGAAATTCATGATGCCAAATACTGAAGTTGCTTTATTTATGCAAAAATTTATGACATTATTTGAAGTGGCTCTAGCTCTTGCGATTATCGTTGGATTATTTACTTGGTTAGCAAATGCAACCACTATTGTTTTAGTTATAATGTTTTGTTTATCAGGAATGTTCTACTGGGTAAATATTTGGTTCTTATTCGTAGCATTCGCCTTAATGAATGGTTCAGGACGTGCCTTTGGATTAGACAAATGGGTTATACCATGGATCCAACGTAAATTAGGTAATTGGTGGTATGGAGATGTAAAATCTCGATACGGAGAAAAATCATAA
- a CDS encoding FMN-binding protein, whose amino-acid sequence MKIKKLVSGVTMLALTTVLLAACGGDKKDDTAASSSTEASSSVVAKDSSSTEESSMTIGELKDGEYKLEEKNYNNGYRVVFTIVVKDGKITESNYDNVNEAGKSKVDDAEYNKKMEEVTKTSPKKYIPELNKALLEKQNPSDIDTITGATHSTDSFKEYAKQLIEAAEKGDTKTIEIDNQVEK is encoded by the coding sequence ATGAAAATTAAAAAATTAGTATCAGGTGTTACAATGTTAGCTTTAACAACAGTATTATTAGCAGCTTGTGGTGGGGATAAAAAAGATGATACAGCTGCTTCATCAAGTACAGAAGCATCAAGTTCAGTTGTAGCTAAAGATTCATCATCAACAGAAGAATCATCAATGACAATTGGTGAATTAAAAGATGGAGAATATAAATTAGAAGAAAAAAATTATAACAATGGTTACCGTGTTGTATTTACTATTGTGGTAAAAGATGGCAAAATTACTGAATCTAACTATGATAATGTAAATGAAGCAGGGAAATCAAAAGTTGACGATGCTGAATACAACAAAAAAATGGAAGAAGTGACAAAAACGTCACCAAAAAAATACATTCCTGAGTTAAACAAAGCATTATTAGAAAAACAAAACCCTTCAGATATTGATACAATTACTGGGGCAACTCACTCAACAGATAGTTTCAAAGAATATGCAAAACAGTTAATTGAAGCAGCTGAAAAAGGTGATACTAAAACAATTGAAATTGATAATCAAGTAGAAAAATAA
- a CDS encoding FAD:protein FMN transferase produces MKRKLTTSILFLALTSLLVAGCSDKKTEKSTDTKQEKLVKEPYSERQFLMGTYVQVKIYNKGKEDVLKKAFDRIGVLDREITVNEKGSEVDDINEQAGIKPVKVSSDVYELIKSALNYTKDSNGGFDLAIGPITQLWHIGFDDARKPEQSEINQELKKVDYKKVILNDKEQTVYLEEKGMSLDLGAIAKGYITDEVVDVLKENGVTSAIVDLGGNVYVLGDNPKSESGNWKVGIQDPNEARNTVVGTVEEKNKSLVTSGIYERYLKVGDDVYHHLFNSKTGYPFDNDIAGVTIVSDTSIAGDALSTAVFSKGVKEGMDYVDSLDGVDAIFITKEDDIYISKGLQGNFKLNEDSPYKVKDIKELK; encoded by the coding sequence ATGAAAAGAAAATTAACTACGAGTATTTTATTCTTAGCATTGACCAGTCTCTTAGTGGCAGGTTGTTCAGATAAAAAAACAGAAAAAAGTACTGATACCAAACAAGAAAAACTCGTTAAAGAACCCTATTCTGAAAGACAATTTTTAATGGGAACTTATGTACAAGTAAAAATATATAACAAAGGTAAAGAAGATGTCTTAAAAAAAGCATTTGATCGCATTGGTGTATTAGATAGAGAAATTACGGTTAATGAAAAAGGATCAGAAGTGGATGACATCAATGAACAAGCTGGTATAAAACCAGTAAAGGTCAGCTCGGATGTGTATGAGTTGATTAAGTCAGCTTTAAATTATACAAAGGATTCTAATGGTGGGTTTGATTTAGCTATTGGGCCAATTACTCAACTTTGGCATATTGGATTTGATGATGCGAGAAAGCCAGAACAAAGTGAAATCAATCAAGAATTGAAAAAAGTTGATTATAAAAAGGTTATACTAAATGATAAAGAACAAACCGTTTATTTAGAAGAAAAAGGGATGAGCTTAGATTTAGGAGCCATTGCTAAAGGGTATATTACAGACGAAGTAGTCGATGTTTTAAAAGAAAATGGCGTGACAAGTGCTATTGTCGATTTAGGTGGCAATGTCTATGTGTTAGGTGATAACCCTAAAAGCGAATCTGGCAACTGGAAAGTCGGTATTCAAGATCCTAACGAAGCGAGAAATACCGTTGTCGGAACAGTTGAGGAAAAAAACAAATCACTTGTCACATCCGGAATTTATGAACGTTATTTAAAAGTTGGAGATGATGTATATCATCATTTGTTTAACTCAAAAACAGGTTATCCATTTGATAATGATATTGCAGGTGTGACGATTGTTTCAGATACTTCTATTGCAGGGGATGCTCTGTCAACAGCAGTTTTTTCTAAAGGTGTTAAAGAAGGAATGGACTATGTTGATAGTTTAGATGGAGTGGATGCCATCTTTATTACAAAAGAAGATGATATTTATATTAGCAAGGGATTACAAGGTAATTTCAAATTAAATGAAGACTCTCCTTATAAAGTAAAAGATATTAAAGAGTTGAAATAG
- the menA gene encoding 1,4-dihydroxy-2-naphthoate polyprenyltransferase: MFMSIFFELVEIRTKLASVFPYFIGLLFSLYYFGQVNWFNMCLFFIGMFVFDMATTAINNLMDYLKAKDDSYQQSTNIIGKAGLGVSKVRNMIIAMITFSSIIGLWLVVRTSLLLLPMGGLCFLIGIFYTFGPVPLSRMPLGELFSGVTMGFGIFFITLYLNIYDTGFLSLNFANGQFMLSGNIKELIVSVWASIPMMFTIANIMLANNLCDLDQDILNHRYTLPFYIGRKQGVYLFDLLMYGCYIVIILGVLVGIYHWSMLVVLLTFPIIKKNVSLFNQNQEKATTFSVAIKNLVLFNGSQMIGLLLGLLLRK; this comes from the coding sequence TTGTTTATGTCAATATTTTTTGAATTGGTGGAAATTCGCACAAAATTAGCGAGTGTTTTTCCTTATTTTATTGGATTGCTATTTTCTTTATACTATTTTGGTCAAGTGAATTGGTTTAATATGTGTTTGTTTTTTATCGGAATGTTTGTATTTGATATGGCAACAACGGCCATCAATAATTTAATGGATTATTTAAAAGCAAAAGATGATAGCTATCAACAATCAACTAATATTATCGGAAAAGCTGGGTTGGGAGTGTCAAAAGTTCGAAATATGATTATTGCGATGATTACTTTCTCAAGTATTATTGGGTTGTGGCTTGTAGTTCGGACTAGTTTGTTACTATTGCCTATGGGTGGGCTATGTTTTTTGATTGGTATTTTTTACACCTTTGGACCAGTCCCGCTATCAAGAATGCCACTGGGAGAGCTATTTAGTGGTGTCACAATGGGATTTGGGATATTTTTTATCACATTGTATTTAAACATCTATGATACAGGATTTTTATCACTTAATTTTGCTAATGGTCAGTTCATGTTATCAGGCAATATTAAGGAGTTAATCGTCAGTGTATGGGCATCTATTCCTATGATGTTTACTATAGCTAATATTATGCTAGCCAATAATTTATGTGATTTAGATCAAGATATTTTAAATCATCGTTACACATTGCCCTTTTATATAGGTAGAAAACAAGGTGTGTATCTGTTTGATTTGTTGATGTATGGTTGCTATATTGTGATTATACTAGGTGTTTTAGTTGGAATTTACCACTGGAGTATGTTAGTTGTGTTATTAACCTTTCCTATAATTAAAAAGAATGTGTCATTATTCAACCAAAACCAAGAAAAGGCAACCACTTTTTCTGTGGCAATCAAGAATTTAGTATTGTTTAATGGATCGCAGATGATTGGTTTACTGCTGGGGTTATTATTAAGAAAATAG
- a CDS encoding LPXTG cell wall anchor domain-containing protein, with protein MKSEAAGQDAWEEATKPSTPSEDWNTPTAEEGKTTEDAHKDAWENEANDALKDSSKKDDGVKDSSKKVATKTIEKNEVKNNEKTLPQTNEKMNMGLVIGGISSALASAFMFFRRK; from the coding sequence ATGAAATCTGAAGCTGCAGGACAAGATGCATGGGAAGAAGCAACAAAACCATCAACACCAAGTGAAGATTGGAATACACCAACAGCAGAAGAAGGAAAAACTACAGAAGATGCACACAAAGATGCATGGGAAAATGAAGCTAATGATGCATTAAAAGACTCTTCTAAAAAAGATGACGGAGTAAAAGACTCTTCTAAAAAAGTGGCAACAAAAACAATAGAAAAAAATGAGGTGAAGAATAATGAAAAAACTTTACCACAAACAAATGAAAAAATGAATATGGGATTAGTGATTGGCGGAATTTCATCAGCTTTAGCATCAGCTTTCATGTTCTTTAGAAGAAAATAA
- a CDS encoding LacI family DNA-binding transcriptional regulator: MKITIKEIAAITGVSTTTVSQILNNKGQRFSEETRLRVLKAVDEYDYIPDYFAKNMVHRESKTVGMIVPDVTDLFFSKVIEGVEAYFNKKDYMILLCNSRHSARKEKDYIKQLQNRSVAGILLASPNSLKLESDLKGSPYILIDRGLNTRTEGNLLVKEYSGVYQAIQHLIDNGHNRIGMLTNESGYYEMTERFDAYYQCLKDNNIEYNPDFIADGPVTIEGGYFAAKALLEKQFITALCCGNDQMAVGAYRAAYELGISIPKDLSVVGFDDLELSAFLNPPLTTVKQPAFDIGYTAAQYLLQEIEHPNESIPNKTFETTFIERGSTTSIDKT, translated from the coding sequence ATGAAAATAACCATTAAAGAAATTGCTGCTATCACTGGTGTTTCTACTACGACTGTTTCTCAAATATTAAATAACAAAGGACAGCGATTTAGTGAGGAAACGCGTCTAAGAGTTTTGAAAGCGGTTGATGAATACGATTACATACCGGATTATTTTGCTAAAAATATGGTTCATAGAGAATCGAAAACAGTTGGGATGATTGTTCCAGATGTGACAGATTTATTTTTCTCAAAGGTGATTGAAGGTGTTGAAGCATATTTTAATAAAAAAGATTATATGATTTTATTATGTAATTCAAGACATTCAGCAAGGAAAGAAAAAGATTATATAAAACAGTTACAAAATAGATCAGTTGCTGGTATCTTATTAGCAAGTCCAAATTCGTTAAAGTTAGAGAGTGATTTAAAAGGAAGTCCATATATTTTAATTGATAGGGGGCTTAATACGAGAACAGAGGGAAATCTGTTAGTAAAAGAATATAGTGGTGTTTATCAAGCTATTCAACATTTGATTGATAATGGACATAATAGAATTGGTATGTTGACAAATGAATCTGGTTATTATGAAATGACAGAGCGATTTGATGCGTATTATCAATGTCTAAAAGATAATAATATTGAATATAATCCTGACTTTATTGCAGACGGTCCTGTAACGATAGAGGGTGGATACTTTGCAGCTAAAGCATTACTTGAAAAACAATTTATCACGGCATTATGTTGCGGAAATGATCAAATGGCAGTGGGAGCTTACAGAGCAGCCTATGAATTAGGTATATCTATTCCAAAAGATTTATCGGTGGTAGGATTTGATGACTTAGAACTCTCAGCTTTTTTAAATCCACCATTAACGACAGTAAAACAACCGGCTTTTGATATTGGTTATACAGCCGCCCAATATTTATTGCAAGAAATTGAGCACCCTAATGAAAGTATTCCTAACAAAACGTTCGAAACCACGTTTATTGAACGAGGTAGCACAACATCTATTGACAAAACATGA
- a CDS encoding pyrimidine-nucleoside phosphorylase yields the protein MRMVDLIKKKRDGLALSKDEIEFIINTYTTGDVTDYQMSALLMAIYFNDMTDEEITWMTTAMSQSGDMIDLSAIHGIKVDKHSTGGVGDTTTLVLAPLVASVGAKVAKMSGRGLGHTGGTIDKLEAIPGFKVELENDEFIKFVNESNVAVTGQSGDLAPADKKIYALRDVTATVDSIPLIASSIMSKKIASGADAIVLDVTTGDGAFMKSLEDAERLAHTMVRIGHLANRQTMAIISDMSQPLGNAIGNANEIKEAIDALKGEGPEDLMEMVYTLGSQMVVLAEKASTLEEARQLLENSITSGAAADKFKEMIRNQGGDDSVVDFPEKLPRANYIIEVPAKKTGVVSKIVADKIGVAAMLLGAGRRTKEESIDYAVGLILNRKVGETVFEGESLVTIQSNRENVEDVLKVIYDSIEIGEVGEEPILIHKIITE from the coding sequence ATGAGAATGGTAGATTTAATAAAGAAGAAACGAGACGGTTTAGCTTTATCAAAAGATGAGATTGAATTTATTATTAATACCTATACTACAGGTGATGTAACGGATTATCAAATGAGTGCTCTTTTAATGGCAATATATTTTAATGATATGACAGATGAGGAAATTACATGGATGACTACAGCAATGAGTCAGTCAGGAGATATGATTGATTTATCAGCAATTCATGGTATAAAAGTAGACAAACATTCAACTGGTGGAGTAGGAGACACAACAACATTAGTATTAGCTCCTTTGGTGGCATCGGTTGGAGCAAAAGTAGCTAAAATGAGTGGTCGAGGATTAGGTCACACAGGTGGTACAATTGATAAATTAGAAGCGATACCAGGATTTAAAGTTGAACTAGAAAATGATGAATTTATAAAATTTGTAAATGAAAGTAATGTAGCAGTCACTGGTCAATCAGGTGATTTAGCCCCAGCAGATAAAAAGATTTATGCATTACGAGATGTGACAGCAACGGTGGACTCTATTCCACTAATTGCTAGTTCTATCATGAGTAAAAAGATTGCTTCTGGAGCGGATGCAATCGTTTTAGATGTGACCACTGGTGATGGTGCATTCATGAAGAGTTTAGAAGATGCGGAAAGACTTGCCCATACAATGGTAAGAATTGGTCATTTAGCTAATCGACAAACAATGGCAATTATTTCTGATATGTCACAACCTTTGGGAAATGCGATTGGGAATGCTAATGAGATAAAAGAAGCAATTGATGCATTAAAAGGTGAGGGACCAGAAGATTTAATGGAAATGGTCTATACACTTGGAAGTCAAATGGTTGTTCTAGCAGAAAAAGCGTCTACTTTAGAAGAAGCACGACAATTATTAGAAAACAGCATAACAAGTGGCGCGGCTGCGGATAAATTTAAAGAAATGATCCGTAATCAAGGTGGAGATGATTCTGTTGTTGATTTTCCTGAAAAATTACCACGAGCAAACTATATTATAGAAGTTCCAGCTAAAAAAACGGGTGTTGTTTCTAAAATAGTTGCAGACAAAATTGGTGTTGCAGCGATGCTTTTAGGAGCCGGTAGAAGAACAAAAGAAGAAAGCATAGACTATGCAGTTGGGTTGATTTTAAATAGAAAAGTAGGCGAAACAGTTTTTGAAGGAGAATCTTTAGTAACTATTCAATCAAATCGAGAAAATGTAGAAGATGTCTTAAAAGTTATTTATGACAGTATTGAGATTGGAGAGGTAGGAGAAGAACCTATCTTAATTCATAAAATTATAACCGAATAA
- a CDS encoding cytidine deaminase, producing MMTVNKNWIDHATHAYHQAYVPYSEFPVGAALVTKSGKVYEGCNIENASFGLTNCAERTAIFKAISEGEKEFEHLVVIGNTKEPISPCGACRQVLVEFCKPDMPITLCNLNGDTKETTMQELLPYSFVEVEK from the coding sequence ATTATGACAGTAAACAAAAATTGGATTGACCATGCAACACATGCGTATCATCAAGCATATGTTCCTTATTCTGAATTTCCTGTAGGCGCTGCTCTTGTGACTAAGTCAGGAAAAGTGTATGAAGGATGCAATATTGAAAATGCATCATTTGGGTTAACAAACTGTGCAGAAAGAACAGCCATTTTTAAAGCTATCTCAGAAGGTGAAAAAGAATTTGAGCATTTAGTGGTTATTGGTAATACGAAAGAACCAATTTCTCCTTGTGGGGCATGTAGACAAGTTTTAGTCGAATTTTGTAAGCCAGATATGCCAATTACATTATGTAATTTAAATGGTGATACAAAAGAAACAACAATGCAAGAGCTACTTCCTTATTCATTTGTCGAAGTAGAAAAATAA
- a CDS encoding BMP family protein, with translation MKKSTKIGAGLLVMGLAVTLTACGGNKAGGNVGGKTTSGEKPDQTVHTAAIVTDVGGVDDKSFNQGAWEGLKEWGEANKLEKGANGYDYFQSTDASQYTTNIDQAVASKFETIFGIGYLLTDAISAAADQNKDTQFGIVDSVIEGKDNVVSLTFKDNEAAYLAGIAAAYSTKTDKVGFVGGEEGAVIDRFEAGFVKGVEDGAKELDKKIKVDVQYAASFGDPAKGKALAANMYQNGVDIIYHASGGTGAGVFQEAKDLNEKQSADKRVWVIGVDRDQEEDGNYKDKDGKEENFTLTSSIKGVGTAVKDVTEKAQKGEFPGGDVLVYGLKEGGVDLSKGHLDQKAIDAVEKARKEVIDGKVEVPEKPAKK, from the coding sequence ATGAAAAAATCAACAAAAATTGGTGCAGGACTATTAGTTATGGGATTAGCAGTGACGTTAACAGCTTGTGGGGGAAATAAAGCAGGTGGTAACGTTGGTGGAAAAACAACTTCAGGTGAAAAACCAGATCAAACAGTTCATACAGCAGCAATCGTGACTGACGTTGGTGGTGTGGATGATAAATCGTTTAACCAAGGTGCTTGGGAAGGTTTGAAAGAGTGGGGAGAAGCTAACAAACTTGAAAAAGGTGCTAATGGTTATGATTACTTCCAATCAACAGATGCCTCTCAATATACAACAAATATTGATCAAGCTGTCGCAAGTAAATTTGAAACTATTTTTGGGATTGGGTACTTATTAACAGATGCTATTTCAGCAGCAGCAGATCAAAATAAAGACACACAATTTGGTATCGTAGACTCAGTTATTGAGGGAAAAGATAATGTAGTATCTTTAACATTTAAGGATAATGAAGCAGCTTACTTGGCAGGGATTGCAGCAGCGTATTCTACTAAAACAGATAAAGTTGGATTTGTTGGAGGAGAAGAAGGGGCAGTTATTGACCGTTTTGAAGCAGGATTTGTTAAAGGTGTTGAAGATGGAGCAAAAGAATTAGATAAAAAAATTAAAGTAGACGTTCAATATGCAGCATCATTTGGTGACCCTGCTAAAGGTAAAGCTTTAGCTGCCAATATGTACCAAAACGGTGTGGATATTATTTACCATGCTTCAGGTGGTACTGGTGCAGGAGTCTTCCAAGAAGCTAAAGACTTAAATGAAAAACAATCAGCAGACAAACGTGTTTGGGTGATTGGTGTAGATAGAGATCAAGAAGAAGATGGTAACTACAAAGACAAAGATGGTAAAGAAGAAAACTTCACCTTAACATCAAGTATTAAAGGTGTGGGAACTGCTGTTAAAGACGTAACTGAAAAAGCTCAAAAAGGTGAATTCCCTGGTGGAGACGTATTAGTTTATGGTCTTAAAGAAGGCGGAGTTGATTTATCTAAAGGGCATTTAGATCAAAAAGCAATTGATGCAGTAGAAAAAGCTCGTAAAGAAGTTATTGATGGAAAAGTAGAAGTTCCAGAAAAACCAGCTAAAAAATAA
- a CDS encoding ABC transporter ATP-binding protein, translated as MNEENYVIEMRNITKQFGDFKANDNINLQIRKGEIHALLGENGAGKSTLMNVLSGLLQPTSGQIYMDGQPVTIANPTDAKRLGIGMVHQHFMLVDAFTVTENIILGDEPTKSGVLDKKKSVEDLKRISEQYGMEVNPDALISDISVGMQQRVEILKTLYRGANILIFDEPTAVLTPQEIDELIMTMKELVKEGKSIIIITHKLDEIKKVADRCTVIRRGKSIETVNVKDVSSQQLADLMVGRSVSFKTEKEPSNPKEVILSVKDLHVKDNRGLEAIKGLDLDVRAGEVVGIAGIDGNGQTELIQAITGLKKIESGKVMLRDKDITNLKPRQITESSVGHVPEDRHKYGLVLDMTLSENIALQTYYHEPFSKNGVLNYNYMDSYARKLIEEYDVRTTSEHAQAKSLSGGNQQKAIIAREMDRDPELLIVSQPTRGLDVGAIEYIHKRLINHRDKGNAVLVVSFELEEILNVSDRIAVIHAGQIVGIVDPKETTENELGLLMAGYTLEEARRELGTEVGVTNE; from the coding sequence ATGAATGAGGAAAACTATGTCATAGAAATGCGGAATATCACAAAACAATTTGGTGATTTCAAAGCAAATGACAACATCAATCTCCAAATTAGAAAAGGCGAAATTCATGCGTTATTGGGTGAAAATGGTGCAGGAAAATCAACCTTGATGAATGTATTATCAGGATTACTACAGCCGACTAGTGGACAAATCTATATGGATGGTCAACCAGTAACGATTGCTAATCCAACTGATGCCAAACGTTTAGGAATCGGGATGGTCCATCAGCATTTTATGTTGGTAGATGCTTTTACGGTAACTGAAAATATTATTTTAGGTGATGAACCAACAAAATCTGGTGTGCTGGATAAGAAAAAATCAGTGGAAGATTTAAAACGAATCTCAGAACAATACGGTATGGAAGTTAATCCAGATGCCTTAATCAGTGATATTTCAGTTGGAATGCAACAACGTGTTGAGATTTTAAAAACATTGTATCGTGGCGCGAATATTTTAATTTTTGATGAGCCGACAGCGGTATTAACACCTCAAGAAATTGATGAGTTGATTATGACCATGAAGGAATTAGTAAAAGAAGGTAAATCAATCATTATTATTACGCACAAGTTAGATGAAATTAAAAAAGTGGCGGATAGATGTACGGTAATTCGTCGTGGTAAGAGTATTGAAACAGTGAACGTAAAAGATGTTAGTTCACAACAATTAGCTGATTTAATGGTCGGTCGTTCGGTATCATTTAAGACAGAAAAAGAACCATCAAATCCTAAAGAAGTCATTTTATCGGTTAAAGATTTACATGTAAAAGATAATCGTGGACTTGAAGCAATTAAAGGATTAGATTTAGATGTTCGAGCTGGAGAAGTTGTTGGGATTGCTGGTATTGATGGGAATGGTCAAACAGAATTAATCCAAGCTATTACAGGTCTTAAGAAAATTGAATCTGGTAAAGTGATGTTACGTGATAAGGACATAACGAATTTAAAACCTCGTCAAATCACTGAATCAAGTGTAGGACATGTTCCTGAAGACAGACATAAATATGGTCTTGTTCTAGACATGACATTATCTGAAAATATTGCCTTACAAACTTATTATCACGAACCGTTTAGTAAGAATGGTGTACTGAATTATAACTACATGGATTCTTATGCGAGAAAATTAATCGAAGAGTATGATGTTCGTACAACAAGTGAACATGCACAAGCTAAGTCACTTTCAGGTGGTAATCAACAAAAAGCGATTATCGCTCGTGAAATGGATAGAGATCCTGAGTTACTAATTGTTTCTCAGCCAACTCGTGGGTTAGACGTTGGAGCGATTGAGTACATTCATAAACGTTTGATTAATCACCGTGATAAAGGCAATGCTGTTTTAGTAGTCAGTTTTGAATTAGAAGAAATATTAAATGTGTCGGACCGAATTGCTGTTATCCATGCAGGCCAAATCGTCGGGATTGTTGATCCAAAAGAAACAACAGAAAACGAGTTAGGATTATTAATGGCTGGATACACATTGGAAGAAGCACGACGAGAATTAGGGACAGAGGTAGGTGTAACTAATGAGTAA